A window from Nocardioides mesophilus encodes these proteins:
- a CDS encoding NAD-dependent epimerase/dehydratase family protein gives MRIFFTGGSGKAGRHVAPYLAEQGHHVTNADLVPLGHPAVADLRVDLTDAGETYSALAGLATFEELDLPTKPTYDAVVHFAAVPAILLTSDAATYATNVLSTYNVLEAATRLGVRKVVFASSETTYGICFAQGERRPLYVPVDEDHPTVPEDSYAMSKVAGEVTARSFHARTGADVYGLRINNVIEPHEYAEMFPAFLDDPALRRRNLFAYIDVRDLGQMVQCCLETDGLGYEVFNVANPDLSVAATTQELQDRFYDGVEVRREMGRDETFYAIDKARDLLGFAPRHSWRDVLADPGAEHG, from the coding sequence ATGCGCATCTTCTTCACCGGTGGCAGCGGCAAGGCCGGCAGGCACGTCGCGCCGTACCTCGCCGAGCAGGGCCACCACGTCACCAACGCCGACCTCGTCCCGCTGGGGCACCCGGCGGTCGCCGACCTTCGCGTCGACCTGACCGATGCCGGTGAGACCTACTCTGCGCTGGCCGGCCTGGCGACCTTCGAGGAGCTGGACCTGCCGACGAAGCCCACCTACGACGCCGTGGTGCACTTCGCCGCGGTGCCGGCGATCCTGCTCACGTCGGACGCGGCGACCTACGCGACGAACGTCCTCAGCACCTACAACGTGCTCGAGGCCGCGACCCGGTTGGGCGTGCGCAAGGTCGTGTTCGCCTCCTCGGAGACGACCTACGGGATCTGCTTCGCCCAGGGCGAGCGCCGCCCGCTCTACGTGCCCGTCGACGAGGACCATCCGACGGTCCCCGAGGACTCCTACGCGATGTCGAAGGTCGCCGGCGAGGTGACGGCGCGCTCGTTCCACGCCCGCACCGGTGCCGACGTGTATGGCTTGCGGATCAACAACGTCATCGAGCCCCACGAGTACGCCGAGATGTTCCCTGCCTTCCTCGACGACCCGGCGCTGCGGCGCCGCAACCTGTTCGCCTACATCGACGTCCGCGATCTCGGCCAGATGGTGCAGTGCTGCCTCGAGACCGACGGTCTGGGCTACGAGGTCTTCAACGTGGCCAACCCGGACCTGTCGGTGGCTGCGACGACCCAGGAGCTCCAGGACCGTTTCTACGACGGGGTGGAGGTGCGTCGGGAGATGGGCCGCGACGAGACCTTCTACGCCATCGACAAGGCACGCGACCTCCTGGGGTTCGCCCCGCGTCACTCCTGGCGCGACGTGCTGGCCGACCCCGGGGCCGAGCACGGCTGA
- a CDS encoding SGNH/GDSL hydrolase family protein, whose protein sequence is MDDISDLISTPLTLDLVRGALELEQTSRGVLPHRLPASARQYADGQLAMAEAQPSGVRLAFRSRATYVRVETVPTKMVYVGAPPRPDGVYELKVDGRRTASATATGGDTLRIDMASGAADVTPGQTAVIEFGDLGDADKEIEVWLPWNERTELVALKTDAPVEPLSGHGRLLWLHHGSSISHGSNAAGPTSTWPALAAALGGVELLNLGFGGSALLDPFVARVIRDTSADLISLKIGINLVNTDLMRLRAFAPAVHGFLDTIREGHPSTPLLVVSPIMCPIHEETPGPSEMDTAGLAEGRLGFRAAGDPAEVASGKLTLQVVRDELARIVGARSATDPHLGYLDGLELYGRADAEERPLPDALHPDAETQQQIGERFARLVFDSEGPFSRTQR, encoded by the coding sequence GTGGACGACATCTCGGACCTGATCTCGACACCTCTCACGCTGGACCTCGTGAGAGGCGCGCTCGAGCTCGAGCAGACCTCGCGCGGCGTGCTGCCCCACCGGCTACCCGCGTCGGCGCGCCAGTACGCCGATGGCCAGCTGGCGATGGCCGAGGCCCAGCCGTCCGGAGTCCGGCTCGCCTTCCGCTCCCGGGCCACCTACGTGCGGGTGGAGACCGTGCCCACCAAGATGGTCTACGTGGGCGCACCGCCGCGTCCCGACGGCGTCTACGAGCTGAAGGTCGACGGGCGTAGGACCGCGAGCGCGACCGCGACCGGTGGTGACACGTTGAGGATCGACATGGCGAGCGGCGCGGCCGACGTCACCCCCGGCCAGACGGCGGTCATCGAGTTCGGGGATCTTGGCGACGCCGACAAGGAGATCGAGGTCTGGCTGCCCTGGAACGAGCGCACCGAGCTCGTGGCGCTCAAGACGGACGCCCCGGTCGAACCCCTGTCCGGCCATGGCCGTCTCTTGTGGCTGCACCACGGCAGCTCGATCAGCCACGGCTCCAACGCAGCCGGCCCCACGTCCACCTGGCCGGCCCTCGCAGCCGCCCTCGGAGGGGTCGAGCTGCTCAATCTCGGGTTCGGGGGCAGCGCGCTGCTCGATCCCTTCGTCGCGCGCGTCATCCGCGACACCAGCGCTGATCTCATCAGCCTGAAGATCGGGATCAACCTCGTCAACACCGACCTGATGCGCCTTCGCGCGTTCGCACCAGCGGTCCACGGATTCCTCGACACGATCCGGGAAGGACACCCGAGTACGCCGCTTCTCGTCGTCTCGCCGATCATGTGTCCCATCCACGAAGAGACGCCGGGTCCCAGCGAGATGGACACGGCAGGTCTCGCCGAAGGACGGCTCGGCTTCCGGGCCGCGGGTGACCCCGCCGAGGTCGCGAGCGGCAAGCTCACCCTCCAGGTCGTCCGCGACGAGCTGGCTCGCATCGTCGGCGCCCGCAGCGCCACCGACCCGCATCTCGGCTACCTCGACGGTCTCGAGCTCTACGGACGCGCAGACGCCGAAGAGCGGCCTCTTCCGGACGCGCTGCACCCGGACGCGGAGACCCAGCAACAGATCGGCGAGCGGTTCGCTCGGCTGGTGTTCGACAGCGAGGGGCCGTTCAGCAGAACCCAGCGTTGA
- a CDS encoding C40 family peptidase translates to MRRLVARDRELDIGFYAGRRDRRCGHDRTAYSPALTVGDPAQVAVSVATVWRSRTSPRAVDAPALARPARIRQWLSDMTLTQRRELNGRADTQALMGERVTVVRLRDGWAKVVVRDQPTPKDSRGYPGWVPTRQLTARPRPSTPKVVTVTQRTTWLRSDSAAATPLVEISFGTVLPVAGTAGDTVRVVTPLGTVRRIRVGAVVTHRPGKPALPQTRRNLVPTARLFTGLPYLWAGVSGFGLDCSGLTWLDYRSHGIVIPRDASAQAAHGTRVAWSSLRKGDLMFYATNGVVHHVTMYAGSGRMVEAPHTGSSVRTVPVTKVGFYGARRYLP, encoded by the coding sequence GTGCGGCGTCTCGTCGCCCGGGACCGTGAGCTCGACATCGGGTTCTACGCCGGACGGCGCGACCGCCGCTGTGGCCACGACCGCACGGCGTACTCCCCAGCGCTGACCGTCGGTGATCCCGCGCAGGTCGCGGTCTCGGTGGCGACGGTATGGCGCAGCCGGACCTCGCCGCGAGCCGTCGACGCACCGGCTCTGGCTCGGCCGGCGCGGATCCGGCAGTGGCTCTCGGACATGACGCTGACGCAGCGCCGTGAGCTAAACGGTCGCGCGGACACCCAGGCACTCATGGGCGAGCGGGTCACCGTGGTCCGGCTCCGTGACGGGTGGGCCAAGGTCGTCGTGCGCGACCAGCCCACGCCCAAGGACTCCCGCGGCTACCCGGGCTGGGTGCCGACCCGGCAGCTCACCGCCCGGCCGCGCCCGAGCACGCCGAAGGTGGTCACCGTGACCCAGCGCACCACCTGGCTGCGCAGCGACTCCGCGGCCGCAACGCCTCTGGTCGAGATCAGCTTCGGGACAGTGCTGCCGGTGGCCGGCACCGCGGGCGACACGGTCCGGGTGGTCACCCCGCTCGGCACCGTCCGCCGGATCCGCGTCGGGGCGGTGGTGACCCACCGGCCGGGGAAGCCGGCGCTGCCGCAGACGCGCCGGAACCTCGTCCCCACCGCCCGGCTGTTCACCGGGCTGCCGTACCTGTGGGCCGGTGTCTCCGGGTTCGGCCTCGACTGCTCGGGCCTCACGTGGCTCGACTACCGCAGCCACGGCATCGTGATCCCCCGGGACGCCTCCGCCCAGGCCGCGCACGGCACCCGCGTCGCCTGGTCGTCGCTGCGCAAGGGCGACCTGATGTTCTACGCCACCAACGGCGTCGTCCACCACGTGACGATGTACGCCGGCAGCGGGCGGATGGTGGAAGCACCGCACACCGGCAGCAGCGTGCGGACGGTCCCCGTGACGAAGGTCGGGTTCTACGGAGCGAGGCGCTACCTGCCGTAG
- a CDS encoding isocitrate lyase/PEP mutase family protein, whose product MSRGVLPDSRVSPGAAIADDGVVLSDDLDHGKAAGPSSDKADALLALHAGPGFVLPNAWDPGSARILEHVGFPAIATTSAGIAWSCGVPDGGVLDRDTMLEHIGRIVAAVRVPVTADLEAGYGDTADEVGRTVARAVELGVVGANVEDAAQGELFGIDRATERIAAARAAARSGTFVLNARTDAYFVGTTGDVFAQTVERAERYFEAGADCVFVPGVVEEDTIGRLAAALPGPLNVVAGLANTIDARTLFSLGVKRVSLGGSLARAALSLVERAGRELLDSGTLGFLDGAIGYADLQRRFGS is encoded by the coding sequence ATGAGCCGGGGCGTACTGCCCGACTCACGGGTGTCGCCCGGGGCCGCGATCGCCGATGATGGGGTGGTGCTCAGCGACGACCTGGACCACGGCAAAGCCGCCGGACCATCGAGCGACAAGGCGGATGCTCTCCTTGCCCTGCACGCCGGGCCGGGCTTCGTGCTGCCCAACGCCTGGGATCCCGGCTCCGCCCGCATCCTGGAGCACGTCGGCTTCCCGGCCATCGCCACGACCAGCGCTGGCATCGCCTGGTCCTGTGGAGTCCCGGACGGGGGAGTGCTGGACCGCGACACGATGCTCGAGCACATCGGTCGCATCGTGGCCGCAGTGCGTGTTCCGGTGACGGCCGACCTCGAGGCCGGGTACGGCGACACCGCGGACGAGGTCGGCCGCACCGTGGCGCGCGCCGTCGAGCTCGGGGTCGTGGGCGCCAACGTCGAGGACGCCGCGCAGGGCGAGCTGTTCGGTATCGACCGGGCGACCGAGCGGATCGCGGCAGCCCGGGCCGCGGCCCGCAGCGGCACCTTCGTGCTGAACGCCCGCACTGACGCCTACTTCGTCGGCACGACCGGGGACGTCTTCGCCCAGACGGTCGAGCGGGCTGAGCGGTACTTCGAAGCGGGGGCCGACTGCGTCTTCGTGCCCGGCGTGGTCGAGGAGGACACCATTGGCCGCCTCGCCGCCGCCCTTCCTGGCCCGCTCAACGTGGTGGCGGGGCTGGCGAACACCATCGATGCCCGCACGCTCTTCTCGCTCGGCGTCAAACGGGTCAGCCTGGGCGGCAGCCTGGCCCGGGCGGCACTCAGCTTGGTGGAACGAGCGGGCCGGGAGCTGCTCGACTCCGGAACGCTCGGCTTCCTCGACGGTGCGATCGGCTACGCGGACCTGCAGCGACGCTTCGGCTCGTGA
- a CDS encoding SDR family oxidoreductase yields MMLVAGGTGRLGAQVVAGLLAGGHEVRVLARGKRPPPAEITGAQLIAGSVSDPAVVARAVEGVEVVVSTVTGFPFVSPTRVDLQGTRVLADAAGRAGADLVLVSVAGASPDSRVGLFRAKYQAEQVLRRSNLGWTIIRPEAFADLWVDLLTTTAGGSHRPLVFGRGNNPIGWVAVRDVSALTVRAVQSASLRQKTLTISGPQRLTLTELASRVMAVHGWSGDPRHVPTGALRLASMLPGRPGRQAEAALAMDVMAPAHDDARREVAHLPCTPVETVLASDHAGSV; encoded by the coding sequence ATGATGCTGGTCGCCGGCGGCACCGGTCGGCTCGGTGCTCAGGTCGTGGCCGGCCTCCTCGCCGGCGGTCACGAGGTCCGGGTGCTCGCCCGTGGGAAGCGACCACCACCAGCCGAGATCACCGGCGCGCAGCTGATCGCCGGCTCCGTGAGCGACCCGGCCGTCGTCGCTCGAGCCGTCGAGGGGGTGGAGGTGGTGGTGTCAACCGTGACGGGCTTCCCCTTCGTGTCGCCGACCCGGGTCGACCTCCAGGGCACCAGGGTGCTCGCCGACGCCGCTGGACGGGCCGGCGCAGACCTGGTGCTGGTCTCCGTCGCGGGAGCGTCGCCGGACAGCCGCGTGGGACTGTTCCGGGCCAAATACCAGGCCGAACAGGTGCTCAGACGATCGAACCTCGGATGGACCATCATCCGTCCCGAAGCGTTCGCCGACCTCTGGGTCGACCTGCTCACCACCACGGCAGGAGGCTCCCACCGACCGCTGGTCTTCGGGCGCGGGAACAACCCGATCGGCTGGGTCGCCGTGCGTGATGTGTCCGCGCTGACCGTGCGGGCCGTCCAGAGTGCGTCCCTGCGCCAGAAGACGCTGACCATCTCCGGACCACAGCGACTCACCCTGACCGAGCTCGCTTCGCGGGTCATGGCCGTTCATGGTTGGTCCGGCGACCCTCGCCACGTGCCCACCGGAGCGCTGCGCCTGGCGTCGATGCTGCCCGGCAGGCCCGGCCGCCAGGCTGAAGCGGCCCTGGCCATGGACGTCATGGCCCCAGCACACGACGATGCCCGGCGAGAAGTCGCGCACCTACCGTGCACCCCTGTCGAGACCGTGCTGGCGTCCGATCACGCGGGAAGCGTCTGA
- a CDS encoding nuclear transport factor 2 family protein, with protein MDRSAFLARVLEATNAHDVERIVGCFTPDYVNQTPCHPARGFTGTEQVRRNWTAILAAVPDLEATVVDEVTSGDHVWSEWEMRGTRRDHTPHLMRGVMIFGVDGDRARSCRFYLEPVAGDELTADDFLATLGTGGAP; from the coding sequence ATGGATCGATCTGCATTCCTGGCGCGCGTGCTCGAAGCCACCAACGCCCACGATGTCGAGCGGATCGTCGGCTGCTTCACGCCCGACTACGTCAACCAGACGCCGTGTCACCCGGCACGGGGGTTCACGGGCACCGAGCAGGTGCGTCGCAACTGGACCGCGATCCTGGCTGCGGTACCCGACCTGGAAGCCACGGTGGTCGATGAGGTCACCAGCGGCGACCACGTGTGGAGCGAGTGGGAGATGCGGGGCACCCGACGCGATCACACACCGCACCTGATGCGGGGGGTGATGATCTTCGGCGTCGACGGCGACCGGGCCCGCTCCTGCCGGTTCTACCTCGAACCCGTGGCAGGCGACGAGCTGACCGCCGACGACTTCCTGGCCACCCTCGGCACCGGCGGTGCGCCATGA
- a CDS encoding TetR family transcriptional regulator — MSRLPASVKSRRYDVRGRRAAALRRREGILAAGRELMLRDGYAATTVASIAAAAAVSTETVYKAFGGKPGIVRALFRQALDGAGPESAVARSDRLREGATGHALVAGWAELAREVAPRGAPLALLLRDAAGHDPKARSVLDEIERTRLLRMRDNARALVATGDVRPDLSLRDVTDVLFAVSSAELYELLVIRRGWSSRRFARFQRETMAGALLVQETADPAGQSPTTPRQTERAPREGL; from the coding sequence GTGAGCCGGTTGCCAGCCTCCGTCAAGAGTCGCCGCTACGACGTCCGGGGCCGGCGCGCCGCTGCCCTGAGGCGCCGGGAGGGCATCCTGGCAGCCGGCCGTGAGCTCATGCTGCGCGATGGGTACGCCGCCACCACCGTCGCCTCCATCGCGGCGGCGGCCGCGGTGTCGACGGAGACCGTCTACAAGGCCTTCGGCGGCAAGCCCGGCATCGTGCGCGCGCTCTTCCGACAGGCGCTCGACGGGGCCGGGCCCGAGTCCGCCGTGGCACGCTCAGACCGGCTCCGGGAGGGGGCGACGGGCCATGCGCTGGTTGCCGGGTGGGCGGAGCTGGCCCGCGAGGTGGCGCCGCGCGGCGCGCCACTCGCACTGCTGCTCCGGGATGCGGCCGGTCATGATCCGAAGGCGCGATCAGTGCTGGACGAGATCGAGCGCACGCGGCTGCTGCGGATGCGCGACAACGCGCGCGCCCTGGTGGCGACCGGAGACGTCCGTCCCGACCTCAGCCTGCGTGACGTCACCGACGTCCTCTTCGCCGTCTCGTCGGCAGAGTTGTACGAGCTGCTCGTGATCCGCCGCGGGTGGTCGAGCCGCAGGTTCGCGCGCTTCCAGCGAGAGACCATGGCAGGCGCGCTCCTGGTCCAGGAGACTGCGGACCCCGCCGGCCAGAGCCCCACGACGCCCCGGCAAACGGAAAGAGCCCCTCGAGAGGGGCTCTGA
- a CDS encoding HNH endonuclease signature motif containing protein: MSNPDDVGKVCVCRKPHAPEPLDLEYHHVWPKGMGGPDVPENAVFICPTTHTNTHELLRLIVRRAGKLSWAEVTALYPVPVSRYAFDLAHLGYRRAIARSLDV; this comes from the coding sequence GTGAGCAACCCCGACGACGTCGGCAAGGTGTGCGTGTGCCGCAAGCCGCACGCCCCCGAGCCGCTCGACCTGGAGTACCACCACGTCTGGCCGAAGGGGATGGGCGGGCCCGACGTCCCCGAGAACGCCGTGTTCATCTGCCCGACGACCCACACGAACACCCACGAGCTGCTGCGGCTCATCGTCCGACGCGCCGGCAAGCTGAGCTGGGCCGAGGTGACCGCGCTCTACCCGGTGCCCGTGAGCCGGTACGCCTTCGACCTGGCGCACCTCGGCTATCGCCGGGCGATCGCCCGCTCGCTCGACGTTTGA
- a CDS encoding aminotransferase class IV: MRAWLNGRLLEDPTAPAVTVADHGFTVGDGVFEAVKVVEGRPFALTRHLDRLTRSAKGLGLPELDHDAVRRGVESVLAAEHLPLGRLRITYTGGVAPLGSGRGDSPPTLAVVADHLSAWAEPAVVVTVPWPRNERGALAGLKTTSYAENVVALAYAHERGAGEAIFANLAGNLCEGTGSNVFYVVDGELRTPTLASGCLAGISRALLLEWYDGSGRPVREVDEPIEVLTTADEVFLVSTTRDVQPVVRCDDRELVTPGPVTAACRATWSEREAADLDP; encoded by the coding sequence ATGCGTGCATGGCTGAACGGGCGTCTGCTCGAGGATCCGACCGCCCCCGCGGTCACCGTGGCCGACCACGGGTTCACCGTCGGCGACGGGGTGTTCGAGGCGGTGAAGGTGGTGGAGGGCCGTCCCTTCGCCCTCACCCGGCACCTCGACCGGCTGACCCGCTCGGCGAAGGGGCTCGGGCTTCCAGAGCTGGACCACGACGCCGTACGCCGGGGCGTGGAGTCGGTCCTCGCTGCCGAGCACCTGCCGCTGGGACGGCTGCGCATCACCTACACCGGCGGCGTGGCTCCGCTGGGCTCCGGCCGGGGCGACAGCCCGCCGACCCTGGCGGTGGTCGCCGACCACCTGTCTGCGTGGGCCGAGCCGGCCGTCGTCGTGACGGTGCCGTGGCCCCGCAACGAGCGCGGCGCGCTGGCCGGGCTGAAGACCACGTCCTACGCGGAGAACGTGGTGGCGCTCGCCTACGCGCACGAGCGCGGGGCGGGGGAGGCGATCTTCGCGAACCTGGCGGGCAACCTGTGCGAGGGCACCGGCTCCAACGTCTTCTACGTCGTCGACGGTGAGCTGCGCACCCCGACGCTGGCGTCCGGCTGCCTGGCGGGGATCAGCCGAGCGCTGCTCCTGGAGTGGTACGACGGTTCGGGGAGGCCGGTCCGCGAGGTGGACGAGCCGATCGAGGTGCTGACCACCGCCGACGAGGTGTTCCTGGTCTCGACGACGCGCGACGTCCAGCCGGTGGTGCGCTGCGACGACCGGGAGCTGGTTACCCCGGGCCCCGTCACTGCGGCCTGCAGGGCGACGTGGAGCGAGCGCGAGGCCGCCGACCTCGACCCGTGA
- a CDS encoding SsgA family sporulation/cell division regulator, whose protein sequence is MDYSMNTAPVTVTHPVTVDLIDATGNATPIEAELHYDPTDPFAVTAVFKTGSHQVSWTFGRELLVEGLYEPSGDGDVHVWPCLDSSGHAVVIIELCSPDGEALVQARTGDMQAFVARMNALVATGTESAHLDVDAAIAAILATGRA, encoded by the coding sequence ATGGACTACTCGATGAACACCGCACCGGTCACCGTGACGCACCCCGTCACCGTCGACCTGATCGACGCGACCGGGAACGCGACGCCGATCGAGGCCGAGCTGCACTACGACCCGACCGACCCGTTCGCCGTCACCGCGGTGTTCAAGACCGGATCGCACCAGGTGTCGTGGACCTTCGGCCGGGAGCTGCTCGTCGAGGGCCTCTACGAGCCGTCGGGCGACGGGGACGTGCACGTCTGGCCGTGCCTGGACAGCAGCGGCCACGCGGTCGTCATCATCGAGCTCTGCTCGCCCGACGGCGAGGCCCTGGTCCAGGCGCGCACCGGTGACATGCAGGCCTTCGTGGCCCGGATGAACGCTCTCGTCGCCACCGGCACCGAGTCCGCTCACCTCGACGTGGACGCCGCCATCGCAGCGATCCTGGCCACCGGCCGGGCCTGA